In Tachysurus fulvidraco isolate hzauxx_2018 chromosome 1, HZAU_PFXX_2.0, whole genome shotgun sequence, a single window of DNA contains:
- the LOC113662983 gene encoding phosphofurin acidic cluster sorting protein 1 isoform X4, with protein sequence MSERGGGLPRSGGAPCPSPQPSKPVAITSNRPVHMNLYATWEVDRSSPSCVPRLFNLTLKKLVMLKELDKDLTSVVIAVKLQGSKRILRSNEILLSSAGLTETDLQLTFSLQYPHFLKRDANKLQIMLQRRKRYKNRTILGYKTLALGLINMAEVMQHPTEGAQVLGLHSQLKDASVPVAEVRVYSLSSQPIDHEGPKAKMNDRSPDIDNYSEEEEESYSSEQEGSDDPVHGQYLYDDDDEVRKKKPRRKLASGAAITRQPNIKQKFVALLKRFKVSDEVGFGLEHVSREQIQEVEEDLDELYDSLEMYNPSDSGPEMEETDSILSTPKPKLRPFFEGMSQSSSQTEIGSLNSKGSLTRDPFSPGEQPPSDKMKHSRSRNLDETTTEPDVTANDQELFSEVAPSITVSVAEKPRTPLKTSKTEGQTMPSPRLDGTHTPRQKRSTPMKERQLSKPLSERTNSSDSERSPELGHSTQVLRKAVYDQLNQILLSDAALPESLILVNGTDWQGQYVVEQLQVQKQPVVCTCSSAEIQAVLSALLTRIQKFCNCNSSMPRPVKVAVVGAQSYLGAILQFFVSQLANKTSDWLNHMRFLVVPLGSHPVAKHLGALDNRYSSVFLDGAWRELFSRPEPPQSDVLDVAGCIAQYIGGASLTHQLPIAEAMLTCKHRTREEDSYQKFIPFIGVVKVGLIEPGQASTGDGEEGVSVNLAVPSTSPPTHGSPASLKETATPPSSPSIGAVLAVQGSPSMSHGVDAIGLQVDYWLASLAEKRREGERRDTACKNTLKSAFRSLQVSRLPGASISEPLAPVNTMSMTVVTKEKNKKVSTIFLGKKPKEKEVDSKSQVIEGISRLICSAKQQQTILKVSIDGVEWNDVKFFQLAAQWPTHVKYLPVGLFGYSKPPS encoded by the exons actCTTTAATTTGACACTGAAGAAGCTGGTGATGCTGAAGGAGCTGGATAAAGATTTGACGTCTGTGGTCATCGCTGTTAAACTCCAG ggcTCGAAACGAATCCTCCGCTCCAACGAGATCTTATTGTCTTCAGCAGGACTAACAGAAACAGACCTACAGCTCACGTTCTCTCTGCAG TATCCTCACTTCCTGAAGCGTGATGCCAACAAACTCCAGATCATGCTGCAGAGGAGGAAGCGCTACAAGAACCGCACCATCCTGGGCTACAAGACGCTGGCGCTGGGCCTCATCAACATGGCCGag GTGATGCAGCACCCTACAGAAGGAGCTCAGGTTCTGGGTTTACACAGTCAGCTGAAGGACGCGTCAGTTCCTGTGGCTGAGGTGCGAGTTTACTCTCTCTCCAGCCAACCGATCGACCATGAAGGACCTAAAGCCAAGATGAACg ATCGTTCACCAGACATCGACAACTACtcggaggaggaggaagagagttATTCATCAGAGCAGGAGGGCAGCGATGACCCGGTTCATGgacag tatctgtatgatgatgatgacgaggTAAGAAAGAAGAAACCTCGACGTAAACTGGCATCTGGGGCTGCCATCACTAga CAACCCAACATCAAGCAGAAGTTTGTGGCCCTGCTGAAGAGGTTTAAAGTTTCAGACGAG GTTGGTTTCGGGTTGGAGCACGTCTCACGAGAGCAGATccaggaggtggaggaggaccTGGATGAGCTGTACGACAGCCTGGAGATGTACAACCCGAGTGACAGCGGTCCAGAGATGGAGGAGACTGACAGCATCCTGAGCACACCCAAACCTAAACTCag GCCGTTCTTCGAGGGAATGTCGCAGTCCAGCTCTCAGACGGAAATTGGCAGCCTGAACAGCAAAGGAAGTCTGACCAGAGACCCCTTCAGCccg GGGGAGCAGCCTCCATCTGACAAGATGAAACACTCACGCAGCCGCAACTTGGACGAGACCACGACCGAGCCGGACGTTACT gcaAATGATCAGGAGCTGTTCTCAGAGGTGGCACCGtccattactgtgtctgtggcTGAAAAACCACGTACACCACTGAAGACCAGCAAGACCGAGGGACAAACCATGCCTTCTCCTAG gttggacgggacacacacaccccggcAGAAACGCAGCACTCCGATGAAAGAGAGGCAGCTCTCTAAACCACTGAGTGAACGAACCAACAGCTCAGACAGCGAGAGGTCACCTGAGCTAGGACACAGTACacag gttCTCAGAAAAGCGGTGTATGATCAGTTGAATCAGATATTGTTGTCTGATGCGGCGTTACCTGAGAGCCTCATCCTTGTTAATGGCACCGATTGGCAAGGCCAG tacgTAGTAGAGCAGTTACAGGTTCAGAAGCAGCCAgttgtgtgtacgtgttcaTCAGCAGAGATTCAGGCCGTTCTCTCTGCCTTGCTGACGCGCATCCAGAAGTT ctgtaactgtaactcGTCCATGCCGCGGCCAGTGAAGGTGGCAGTAGTCGGAGCTCAGAGTTATCTGGGTGCCATCCTGCAGTTCTTCGTCAGTCAGTTGGCTAATAAGACGTCTGATTGGCTGAACCACATGCGCTTCCTGGTGGTACCTCTGG GTTCCCACCCTGTTGCTAAGCACCTGGGTGCCCTTGACAACCGCTACAGTTCAGTTTTCCTGGATGGAGCATGGAGAGAGTTGTTCAGTCGCCCAGAGCCTCCACagtcag acgtgtTGGACGTAGCAGGTTGTATCGCTCAGTACATCGGCGGAGCATCTCTGACCCACCAGCTCCCCATCGCTGAGGCAATGCTGACCTGCAAACACAGGAC GCGCGAGGAAGATTCTTATCAGAAGTTTATCCCTTTTATTGGC GTTGTGAAAGTGGGGCTGATTGAGCCAGGACAGGCATCTACAG GTGATGGTGAAGAGGGCGTGTCTGTGAATCTGGCCGTCCCCTCTACGTCTCCGCCCACTCACGGCTCTCCAGCCAGTCTTAAAGAGACTGCCACGCCCCCTTCCTCACCTTCTATTGGTGCTGTTTTAGCTGTAcaggg GAGCCCAAGCATGTCTCACGGCGTGGACGCTATCGGTCTGCAGGTGGATTACTGGCTGGCGTCTCTGGCTGAGAAGAGGCGTGAGGGCGAGAGGAGGGACACGGCCTGTAAGAACACGCTGAAGAGCGCCTTCAGGTCCCTGCAGGTCAGCCGTCTGCCTGGAGCCAGCATCAGCGAACCCCTCGCCCCCGTCAACACCATGTCCATGACCGTGGTCACCAAAGAGAAGAACAAGAAAG TGTCAACCATTTTCCTGGGGAAGAAGCCTAAAGAGAAGGAGGTGGACTCTAAGAGTCAGGTGATTGAAGGCATCAGTCGCCTCATCTGCTCAGCCAAGCAGCAGCAGACCATCCTGAAAG tGTCCATTGACGGTGTTGAATGGAACGACGTGAAGTTCTTCCAGCTGGCGGCTCAGTGGCCGACGCACGTGAAGTACCTCCCAGTCGGACTGTTTGGTTACAGCAAACCGCCCTCCTAG
- the LOC113662983 gene encoding phosphofurin acidic cluster sorting protein 1 isoform X2, with product MSERGGGLPRSGGAPCPSPQPSKPVAITSNRPVHMNLYATWEVDRSSPSCVPRLFNLTLKKLVMLKELDKDLTSVVIAVKLQGSKRILRSNEILLSSAGLTETDLQLTFSLQYPHFLKRDANKLQIMLQRRKRYKNRTILGYKTLALGLINMAEVMQHPTEGAQVLGLHSQLKDASVPVAEVRVYSLSSQPIDHEGPKAKMNDRSPDIDNYSEEEEESYSSEQEGSDDPVHGQYLYDDDDEVRKKKPRRKLASGAAITRQPNIKQKFVALLKRFKVSDEVGFGLEHVSREQIQEVEEDLDELYDSLEMYNPSDSGPEMEETDSILSTPKPKLRPFFEGMSQSSSQTEIGSLNSKGSLTRDPFSPGEQPPSDKMKHSRSRNLDETTTEPDVTKANDQELFSEVAPSITVSVAEKPRTPLKTSKTEGQTMPSPRLDGTHTPRQKRSTPMKERQLSKPLSERTNSSDSERSPELGHSTQVLRKAVYDQLNQILLSDAALPESLILVNGTDWQGQYVVEQLQVQKQPVVCTCSSAEIQAVLSALLTRIQKFCNCNSSMPRPVKVAVVGAQSYLGAILQFFVSQLANKTSDWLNHMRFLVVPLGSHPVAKHLGALDNRYSSVFLDGAWRELFSRPEPPQSDVLDVAGCIAQYIGGASLTHQLPIAEAMLTCKHRTREEDSYQKFIPFIGVVKVGLIEPGQASTGDGEEGVSVNLAVPSTSPPTHGSPASLKETATPPSSPSIGAVLAVQGSPSMSHGVDAIGLQVDYWLASLAEKRREGERRDTACKNTLKSAFRSLQVSRLPGASISEPLAPVNTMSMTVVTKEKNKKVSTIFLGKKPKEKEVDSKSQVIEGISRLICSAKQQQTILKVSIDGVEWNDVKFFQLAAQWPTHVKYLPVGLFGYSKPPS from the exons actCTTTAATTTGACACTGAAGAAGCTGGTGATGCTGAAGGAGCTGGATAAAGATTTGACGTCTGTGGTCATCGCTGTTAAACTCCAG ggcTCGAAACGAATCCTCCGCTCCAACGAGATCTTATTGTCTTCAGCAGGACTAACAGAAACAGACCTACAGCTCACGTTCTCTCTGCAG TATCCTCACTTCCTGAAGCGTGATGCCAACAAACTCCAGATCATGCTGCAGAGGAGGAAGCGCTACAAGAACCGCACCATCCTGGGCTACAAGACGCTGGCGCTGGGCCTCATCAACATGGCCGag GTGATGCAGCACCCTACAGAAGGAGCTCAGGTTCTGGGTTTACACAGTCAGCTGAAGGACGCGTCAGTTCCTGTGGCTGAGGTGCGAGTTTACTCTCTCTCCAGCCAACCGATCGACCATGAAGGACCTAAAGCCAAGATGAACg ATCGTTCACCAGACATCGACAACTACtcggaggaggaggaagagagttATTCATCAGAGCAGGAGGGCAGCGATGACCCGGTTCATGgacag tatctgtatgatgatgatgacgaggTAAGAAAGAAGAAACCTCGACGTAAACTGGCATCTGGGGCTGCCATCACTAga CAACCCAACATCAAGCAGAAGTTTGTGGCCCTGCTGAAGAGGTTTAAAGTTTCAGACGAG GTTGGTTTCGGGTTGGAGCACGTCTCACGAGAGCAGATccaggaggtggaggaggaccTGGATGAGCTGTACGACAGCCTGGAGATGTACAACCCGAGTGACAGCGGTCCAGAGATGGAGGAGACTGACAGCATCCTGAGCACACCCAAACCTAAACTCag GCCGTTCTTCGAGGGAATGTCGCAGTCCAGCTCTCAGACGGAAATTGGCAGCCTGAACAGCAAAGGAAGTCTGACCAGAGACCCCTTCAGCccg GGGGAGCAGCCTCCATCTGACAAGATGAAACACTCACGCAGCCGCAACTTGGACGAGACCACGACCGAGCCGGACGTTACT aaggcaAATGATCAGGAGCTGTTCTCAGAGGTGGCACCGtccattactgtgtctgtggcTGAAAAACCACGTACACCACTGAAGACCAGCAAGACCGAGGGACAAACCATGCCTTCTCCTAG gttggacgggacacacacaccccggcAGAAACGCAGCACTCCGATGAAAGAGAGGCAGCTCTCTAAACCACTGAGTGAACGAACCAACAGCTCAGACAGCGAGAGGTCACCTGAGCTAGGACACAGTACacag gttCTCAGAAAAGCGGTGTATGATCAGTTGAATCAGATATTGTTGTCTGATGCGGCGTTACCTGAGAGCCTCATCCTTGTTAATGGCACCGATTGGCAAGGCCAG tacgTAGTAGAGCAGTTACAGGTTCAGAAGCAGCCAgttgtgtgtacgtgttcaTCAGCAGAGATTCAGGCCGTTCTCTCTGCCTTGCTGACGCGCATCCAGAAGTT ctgtaactgtaactcGTCCATGCCGCGGCCAGTGAAGGTGGCAGTAGTCGGAGCTCAGAGTTATCTGGGTGCCATCCTGCAGTTCTTCGTCAGTCAGTTGGCTAATAAGACGTCTGATTGGCTGAACCACATGCGCTTCCTGGTGGTACCTCTGG GTTCCCACCCTGTTGCTAAGCACCTGGGTGCCCTTGACAACCGCTACAGTTCAGTTTTCCTGGATGGAGCATGGAGAGAGTTGTTCAGTCGCCCAGAGCCTCCACagtcag acgtgtTGGACGTAGCAGGTTGTATCGCTCAGTACATCGGCGGAGCATCTCTGACCCACCAGCTCCCCATCGCTGAGGCAATGCTGACCTGCAAACACAGGAC GCGCGAGGAAGATTCTTATCAGAAGTTTATCCCTTTTATTGGC GTTGTGAAAGTGGGGCTGATTGAGCCAGGACAGGCATCTACAG GTGATGGTGAAGAGGGCGTGTCTGTGAATCTGGCCGTCCCCTCTACGTCTCCGCCCACTCACGGCTCTCCAGCCAGTCTTAAAGAGACTGCCACGCCCCCTTCCTCACCTTCTATTGGTGCTGTTTTAGCTGTAcaggg GAGCCCAAGCATGTCTCACGGCGTGGACGCTATCGGTCTGCAGGTGGATTACTGGCTGGCGTCTCTGGCTGAGAAGAGGCGTGAGGGCGAGAGGAGGGACACGGCCTGTAAGAACACGCTGAAGAGCGCCTTCAGGTCCCTGCAGGTCAGCCGTCTGCCTGGAGCCAGCATCAGCGAACCCCTCGCCCCCGTCAACACCATGTCCATGACCGTGGTCACCAAAGAGAAGAACAAGAAAG TGTCAACCATTTTCCTGGGGAAGAAGCCTAAAGAGAAGGAGGTGGACTCTAAGAGTCAGGTGATTGAAGGCATCAGTCGCCTCATCTGCTCAGCCAAGCAGCAGCAGACCATCCTGAAAG tGTCCATTGACGGTGTTGAATGGAACGACGTGAAGTTCTTCCAGCTGGCGGCTCAGTGGCCGACGCACGTGAAGTACCTCCCAGTCGGACTGTTTGGTTACAGCAAACCGCCCTCCTAG
- the LOC113662983 gene encoding phosphofurin acidic cluster sorting protein 1 isoform X3, producing MSERGGGLPRSGGAPCPSPQPSKPVAITSNRPVHMNLYATWEVDRSSPSCVPRLFNLTLKKLVMLKELDKDLTSVVIAVKLQGSKRILRSNEILLSSAGLTETDLQLTFSLQYPHFLKRDANKLQIMLQRRKRYKNRTILGYKTLALGLINMAEVMQHPTEGAQVLGLHSQLKDASVPVAEVRVYSLSSQPIDHEGPKAKMNDRSPDIDNYSEEEEESYSSEQEGSDDPVHGQYLYDDDDEVRKKKPRRKLASGAAITRQPNIKQKFVALLKRFKVSDEVGFGLEHVSREQIQEVEEDLDELYDSLEMYNPSDSGPEMEETDSILSTPKPKLRPFFEGMSQSSSQTEIGSLNSKGSLTRDPFSPQGEQPPSDKMKHSRSRNLDETTTEPDVTANDQELFSEVAPSITVSVAEKPRTPLKTSKTEGQTMPSPRLDGTHTPRQKRSTPMKERQLSKPLSERTNSSDSERSPELGHSTQVLRKAVYDQLNQILLSDAALPESLILVNGTDWQGQYVVEQLQVQKQPVVCTCSSAEIQAVLSALLTRIQKFCNCNSSMPRPVKVAVVGAQSYLGAILQFFVSQLANKTSDWLNHMRFLVVPLGSHPVAKHLGALDNRYSSVFLDGAWRELFSRPEPPQSDVLDVAGCIAQYIGGASLTHQLPIAEAMLTCKHRTREEDSYQKFIPFIGVVKVGLIEPGQASTGDGEEGVSVNLAVPSTSPPTHGSPASLKETATPPSSPSIGAVLAVQGSPSMSHGVDAIGLQVDYWLASLAEKRREGERRDTACKNTLKSAFRSLQVSRLPGASISEPLAPVNTMSMTVVTKEKNKKVSTIFLGKKPKEKEVDSKSQVIEGISRLICSAKQQQTILKVSIDGVEWNDVKFFQLAAQWPTHVKYLPVGLFGYSKPPS from the exons actCTTTAATTTGACACTGAAGAAGCTGGTGATGCTGAAGGAGCTGGATAAAGATTTGACGTCTGTGGTCATCGCTGTTAAACTCCAG ggcTCGAAACGAATCCTCCGCTCCAACGAGATCTTATTGTCTTCAGCAGGACTAACAGAAACAGACCTACAGCTCACGTTCTCTCTGCAG TATCCTCACTTCCTGAAGCGTGATGCCAACAAACTCCAGATCATGCTGCAGAGGAGGAAGCGCTACAAGAACCGCACCATCCTGGGCTACAAGACGCTGGCGCTGGGCCTCATCAACATGGCCGag GTGATGCAGCACCCTACAGAAGGAGCTCAGGTTCTGGGTTTACACAGTCAGCTGAAGGACGCGTCAGTTCCTGTGGCTGAGGTGCGAGTTTACTCTCTCTCCAGCCAACCGATCGACCATGAAGGACCTAAAGCCAAGATGAACg ATCGTTCACCAGACATCGACAACTACtcggaggaggaggaagagagttATTCATCAGAGCAGGAGGGCAGCGATGACCCGGTTCATGgacag tatctgtatgatgatgatgacgaggTAAGAAAGAAGAAACCTCGACGTAAACTGGCATCTGGGGCTGCCATCACTAga CAACCCAACATCAAGCAGAAGTTTGTGGCCCTGCTGAAGAGGTTTAAAGTTTCAGACGAG GTTGGTTTCGGGTTGGAGCACGTCTCACGAGAGCAGATccaggaggtggaggaggaccTGGATGAGCTGTACGACAGCCTGGAGATGTACAACCCGAGTGACAGCGGTCCAGAGATGGAGGAGACTGACAGCATCCTGAGCACACCCAAACCTAAACTCag GCCGTTCTTCGAGGGAATGTCGCAGTCCAGCTCTCAGACGGAAATTGGCAGCCTGAACAGCAAAGGAAGTCTGACCAGAGACCCCTTCAGCccg CAGGGGGAGCAGCCTCCATCTGACAAGATGAAACACTCACGCAGCCGCAACTTGGACGAGACCACGACCGAGCCGGACGTTACT gcaAATGATCAGGAGCTGTTCTCAGAGGTGGCACCGtccattactgtgtctgtggcTGAAAAACCACGTACACCACTGAAGACCAGCAAGACCGAGGGACAAACCATGCCTTCTCCTAG gttggacgggacacacacaccccggcAGAAACGCAGCACTCCGATGAAAGAGAGGCAGCTCTCTAAACCACTGAGTGAACGAACCAACAGCTCAGACAGCGAGAGGTCACCTGAGCTAGGACACAGTACacag gttCTCAGAAAAGCGGTGTATGATCAGTTGAATCAGATATTGTTGTCTGATGCGGCGTTACCTGAGAGCCTCATCCTTGTTAATGGCACCGATTGGCAAGGCCAG tacgTAGTAGAGCAGTTACAGGTTCAGAAGCAGCCAgttgtgtgtacgtgttcaTCAGCAGAGATTCAGGCCGTTCTCTCTGCCTTGCTGACGCGCATCCAGAAGTT ctgtaactgtaactcGTCCATGCCGCGGCCAGTGAAGGTGGCAGTAGTCGGAGCTCAGAGTTATCTGGGTGCCATCCTGCAGTTCTTCGTCAGTCAGTTGGCTAATAAGACGTCTGATTGGCTGAACCACATGCGCTTCCTGGTGGTACCTCTGG GTTCCCACCCTGTTGCTAAGCACCTGGGTGCCCTTGACAACCGCTACAGTTCAGTTTTCCTGGATGGAGCATGGAGAGAGTTGTTCAGTCGCCCAGAGCCTCCACagtcag acgtgtTGGACGTAGCAGGTTGTATCGCTCAGTACATCGGCGGAGCATCTCTGACCCACCAGCTCCCCATCGCTGAGGCAATGCTGACCTGCAAACACAGGAC GCGCGAGGAAGATTCTTATCAGAAGTTTATCCCTTTTATTGGC GTTGTGAAAGTGGGGCTGATTGAGCCAGGACAGGCATCTACAG GTGATGGTGAAGAGGGCGTGTCTGTGAATCTGGCCGTCCCCTCTACGTCTCCGCCCACTCACGGCTCTCCAGCCAGTCTTAAAGAGACTGCCACGCCCCCTTCCTCACCTTCTATTGGTGCTGTTTTAGCTGTAcaggg GAGCCCAAGCATGTCTCACGGCGTGGACGCTATCGGTCTGCAGGTGGATTACTGGCTGGCGTCTCTGGCTGAGAAGAGGCGTGAGGGCGAGAGGAGGGACACGGCCTGTAAGAACACGCTGAAGAGCGCCTTCAGGTCCCTGCAGGTCAGCCGTCTGCCTGGAGCCAGCATCAGCGAACCCCTCGCCCCCGTCAACACCATGTCCATGACCGTGGTCACCAAAGAGAAGAACAAGAAAG TGTCAACCATTTTCCTGGGGAAGAAGCCTAAAGAGAAGGAGGTGGACTCTAAGAGTCAGGTGATTGAAGGCATCAGTCGCCTCATCTGCTCAGCCAAGCAGCAGCAGACCATCCTGAAAG tGTCCATTGACGGTGTTGAATGGAACGACGTGAAGTTCTTCCAGCTGGCGGCTCAGTGGCCGACGCACGTGAAGTACCTCCCAGTCGGACTGTTTGGTTACAGCAAACCGCCCTCCTAG
- the LOC113662983 gene encoding phosphofurin acidic cluster sorting protein 1 isoform X1, with amino-acid sequence MSERGGGLPRSGGAPCPSPQPSKPVAITSNRPVHMNLYATWEVDRSSPSCVPRLFNLTLKKLVMLKELDKDLTSVVIAVKLQGSKRILRSNEILLSSAGLTETDLQLTFSLQYPHFLKRDANKLQIMLQRRKRYKNRTILGYKTLALGLINMAEVMQHPTEGAQVLGLHSQLKDASVPVAEVRVYSLSSQPIDHEGPKAKMNDRSPDIDNYSEEEEESYSSEQEGSDDPVHGQYLYDDDDEVRKKKPRRKLASGAAITRQPNIKQKFVALLKRFKVSDEVGFGLEHVSREQIQEVEEDLDELYDSLEMYNPSDSGPEMEETDSILSTPKPKLRPFFEGMSQSSSQTEIGSLNSKGSLTRDPFSPQGEQPPSDKMKHSRSRNLDETTTEPDVTKANDQELFSEVAPSITVSVAEKPRTPLKTSKTEGQTMPSPRLDGTHTPRQKRSTPMKERQLSKPLSERTNSSDSERSPELGHSTQVLRKAVYDQLNQILLSDAALPESLILVNGTDWQGQYVVEQLQVQKQPVVCTCSSAEIQAVLSALLTRIQKFCNCNSSMPRPVKVAVVGAQSYLGAILQFFVSQLANKTSDWLNHMRFLVVPLGSHPVAKHLGALDNRYSSVFLDGAWRELFSRPEPPQSDVLDVAGCIAQYIGGASLTHQLPIAEAMLTCKHRTREEDSYQKFIPFIGVVKVGLIEPGQASTGDGEEGVSVNLAVPSTSPPTHGSPASLKETATPPSSPSIGAVLAVQGSPSMSHGVDAIGLQVDYWLASLAEKRREGERRDTACKNTLKSAFRSLQVSRLPGASISEPLAPVNTMSMTVVTKEKNKKVSTIFLGKKPKEKEVDSKSQVIEGISRLICSAKQQQTILKVSIDGVEWNDVKFFQLAAQWPTHVKYLPVGLFGYSKPPS; translated from the exons actCTTTAATTTGACACTGAAGAAGCTGGTGATGCTGAAGGAGCTGGATAAAGATTTGACGTCTGTGGTCATCGCTGTTAAACTCCAG ggcTCGAAACGAATCCTCCGCTCCAACGAGATCTTATTGTCTTCAGCAGGACTAACAGAAACAGACCTACAGCTCACGTTCTCTCTGCAG TATCCTCACTTCCTGAAGCGTGATGCCAACAAACTCCAGATCATGCTGCAGAGGAGGAAGCGCTACAAGAACCGCACCATCCTGGGCTACAAGACGCTGGCGCTGGGCCTCATCAACATGGCCGag GTGATGCAGCACCCTACAGAAGGAGCTCAGGTTCTGGGTTTACACAGTCAGCTGAAGGACGCGTCAGTTCCTGTGGCTGAGGTGCGAGTTTACTCTCTCTCCAGCCAACCGATCGACCATGAAGGACCTAAAGCCAAGATGAACg ATCGTTCACCAGACATCGACAACTACtcggaggaggaggaagagagttATTCATCAGAGCAGGAGGGCAGCGATGACCCGGTTCATGgacag tatctgtatgatgatgatgacgaggTAAGAAAGAAGAAACCTCGACGTAAACTGGCATCTGGGGCTGCCATCACTAga CAACCCAACATCAAGCAGAAGTTTGTGGCCCTGCTGAAGAGGTTTAAAGTTTCAGACGAG GTTGGTTTCGGGTTGGAGCACGTCTCACGAGAGCAGATccaggaggtggaggaggaccTGGATGAGCTGTACGACAGCCTGGAGATGTACAACCCGAGTGACAGCGGTCCAGAGATGGAGGAGACTGACAGCATCCTGAGCACACCCAAACCTAAACTCag GCCGTTCTTCGAGGGAATGTCGCAGTCCAGCTCTCAGACGGAAATTGGCAGCCTGAACAGCAAAGGAAGTCTGACCAGAGACCCCTTCAGCccg CAGGGGGAGCAGCCTCCATCTGACAAGATGAAACACTCACGCAGCCGCAACTTGGACGAGACCACGACCGAGCCGGACGTTACT aaggcaAATGATCAGGAGCTGTTCTCAGAGGTGGCACCGtccattactgtgtctgtggcTGAAAAACCACGTACACCACTGAAGACCAGCAAGACCGAGGGACAAACCATGCCTTCTCCTAG gttggacgggacacacacaccccggcAGAAACGCAGCACTCCGATGAAAGAGAGGCAGCTCTCTAAACCACTGAGTGAACGAACCAACAGCTCAGACAGCGAGAGGTCACCTGAGCTAGGACACAGTACacag gttCTCAGAAAAGCGGTGTATGATCAGTTGAATCAGATATTGTTGTCTGATGCGGCGTTACCTGAGAGCCTCATCCTTGTTAATGGCACCGATTGGCAAGGCCAG tacgTAGTAGAGCAGTTACAGGTTCAGAAGCAGCCAgttgtgtgtacgtgttcaTCAGCAGAGATTCAGGCCGTTCTCTCTGCCTTGCTGACGCGCATCCAGAAGTT ctgtaactgtaactcGTCCATGCCGCGGCCAGTGAAGGTGGCAGTAGTCGGAGCTCAGAGTTATCTGGGTGCCATCCTGCAGTTCTTCGTCAGTCAGTTGGCTAATAAGACGTCTGATTGGCTGAACCACATGCGCTTCCTGGTGGTACCTCTGG GTTCCCACCCTGTTGCTAAGCACCTGGGTGCCCTTGACAACCGCTACAGTTCAGTTTTCCTGGATGGAGCATGGAGAGAGTTGTTCAGTCGCCCAGAGCCTCCACagtcag acgtgtTGGACGTAGCAGGTTGTATCGCTCAGTACATCGGCGGAGCATCTCTGACCCACCAGCTCCCCATCGCTGAGGCAATGCTGACCTGCAAACACAGGAC GCGCGAGGAAGATTCTTATCAGAAGTTTATCCCTTTTATTGGC GTTGTGAAAGTGGGGCTGATTGAGCCAGGACAGGCATCTACAG GTGATGGTGAAGAGGGCGTGTCTGTGAATCTGGCCGTCCCCTCTACGTCTCCGCCCACTCACGGCTCTCCAGCCAGTCTTAAAGAGACTGCCACGCCCCCTTCCTCACCTTCTATTGGTGCTGTTTTAGCTGTAcaggg GAGCCCAAGCATGTCTCACGGCGTGGACGCTATCGGTCTGCAGGTGGATTACTGGCTGGCGTCTCTGGCTGAGAAGAGGCGTGAGGGCGAGAGGAGGGACACGGCCTGTAAGAACACGCTGAAGAGCGCCTTCAGGTCCCTGCAGGTCAGCCGTCTGCCTGGAGCCAGCATCAGCGAACCCCTCGCCCCCGTCAACACCATGTCCATGACCGTGGTCACCAAAGAGAAGAACAAGAAAG TGTCAACCATTTTCCTGGGGAAGAAGCCTAAAGAGAAGGAGGTGGACTCTAAGAGTCAGGTGATTGAAGGCATCAGTCGCCTCATCTGCTCAGCCAAGCAGCAGCAGACCATCCTGAAAG tGTCCATTGACGGTGTTGAATGGAACGACGTGAAGTTCTTCCAGCTGGCGGCTCAGTGGCCGACGCACGTGAAGTACCTCCCAGTCGGACTGTTTGGTTACAGCAAACCGCCCTCCTAG